From the Teredinibacter turnerae T7901 genome, one window contains:
- a CDS encoding TniQ family protein, with protein sequence MIDLTKIDAAPTCRISLKRERYPYFLPLPVSGEGTGDIESISSYLSRQAEQISEGAFGYLTRLQASMLPDGSVKPLHPRYSHTLNGYNLLAVRAAQSVSMASEGKIDGRFLTLTPIEFLCDYHAHGVLRESMVWCPLCWHEDNEKGRSPYQRLYWTLQQTRVCAIHRIKLQDSCTVCGAEKNIFGWFPRLHVCDKCGRVLFHDKPSSQDENFTSHELWLSHAVYALIHKVTKNRIIITSDVVSNALTRILETQKITVLEFSKLVQCDTRMLRRLINKEKRPYLPSILDICYRLDIPPDKLFFDRDILTCSENWKTHPREKYIDMSKLTKRKRTDLLKALQSALTTSATIPIRVSHIASRFNIRTSTIRYNFPEEYSILTARRSAWEKTVWRNQHQARLEKLVEGIFSLARVGVYPSERKLRDLNYMLPSDLRREDVKHLLGAFQDVYKSLWPGGD encoded by the coding sequence ATGATTGATTTAACGAAAATCGATGCGGCGCCGACGTGCCGCATATCCTTAAAGCGAGAGCGATATCCTTATTTTTTACCGTTACCTGTATCTGGTGAAGGAACCGGCGACATCGAATCAATTTCTAGTTATCTCAGTCGACAGGCGGAGCAGATATCTGAAGGGGCATTCGGGTATCTGACACGCCTCCAGGCCTCGATGTTGCCCGATGGATCGGTAAAACCTCTGCATCCGAGGTATTCGCATACATTGAATGGCTACAATCTTCTCGCTGTCAGGGCGGCGCAGTCTGTTTCTATGGCCTCCGAAGGAAAAATAGATGGTCGTTTTTTAACTCTAACGCCTATTGAGTTCCTATGTGATTATCATGCGCACGGCGTATTAAGAGAGAGCATGGTTTGGTGCCCATTGTGCTGGCATGAAGACAATGAAAAAGGTCGGTCGCCTTACCAAAGGCTGTACTGGACGCTTCAACAAACGCGAGTTTGTGCGATACACAGAATTAAGCTTCAGGACAGCTGCACAGTGTGCGGAGCGGAAAAGAATATATTTGGATGGTTTCCAAGGCTACATGTTTGCGACAAGTGCGGACGAGTATTGTTTCACGATAAACCAAGCAGCCAGGATGAAAATTTTACAAGTCATGAGCTATGGTTGTCGCATGCGGTCTATGCGCTTATCCATAAAGTTACTAAAAATAGAATAATAATTACCAGCGATGTAGTATCCAACGCCCTGACACGTATTCTAGAAACGCAGAAAATAACAGTTCTTGAGTTTAGTAAGCTGGTGCAGTGCGATACCCGGATGTTACGTCGTTTAATTAATAAAGAGAAACGACCGTATCTTCCAAGTATTTTGGATATCTGTTACCGGCTCGATATTCCTCCCGATAAGTTGTTCTTTGACCGAGATATTCTCACCTGCAGTGAAAATTGGAAGACACATCCTCGTGAAAAATATATAGACATGTCGAAGCTAACGAAGCGAAAGCGAACTGATTTGTTAAAGGCATTACAGTCAGCGTTGACTACGAGCGCTACAATTCCTATTAGGGTGAGCCACATCGCATCAAGGTTCAATATACGAACATCGACAATACGCTATAACTTTCCAGAGGAGTATTCGATACTTACAGCGCGGCGGTCAGCGTGGGAAAAGACGGTTTGGCGGAATCAGCATCAAGCACGATTGGAAAAGCTGGTGGAAGGGATATTCAGCTTGGCGAGGGTGGGAGTATATCCAAGTGAGAGGAAACTACGCGATCTGAACTATATGCTGCCTTCTGACTTGCGACGGGAAGATGTGAAGCACTTGCTGGGTGCGTTTCAGGATGTTTATAAGTCACTCTGGCCAGGGGGCGACTAA
- a CDS encoding ATP-binding protein produces the protein MDENILEVLAKQIYVKHMIGEKVFDSLSTYAQYGRSDTFLCVIGPTGTGKTRTTLRLESFLCERLNAGWEPNRAKPVVIEAPCQVNNKFPWRSFLEELLLLLGDNCFKYKFDFDTVTELRRKGQNPGNNSRLTIGQLERLVRTRINVLKPIVLVIDEAQNFVDQVSENDKKENVNRLKYWANTMDTKFILFGTHEAEGILDLNEQLSRRVTSIYFPRYRKTKEDLEYYASFYKGLVESLNIKMDEKINNDFLFIYNHTLGCPGMLVSWIHDCISYCLDKGVDQVTLGIWRKHRASRDRLTTMEKAIKNFEAFYDAAQEAFNPDEVIADPYQYDMDFSRPTKSRNTRPGKSSPRRYPVHDD, from the coding sequence ATGGATGAAAATATTTTGGAAGTATTGGCCAAGCAAATATACGTCAAGCATATGATTGGTGAAAAGGTATTTGATTCTCTCTCAACCTATGCGCAATACGGCCGTTCAGATACATTCCTTTGTGTGATCGGACCAACGGGTACCGGAAAGACCAGGACCACGCTACGGCTCGAGTCATTCCTTTGTGAGCGGCTTAACGCGGGCTGGGAGCCAAATCGTGCAAAGCCGGTGGTTATCGAAGCACCTTGTCAAGTAAATAATAAGTTTCCCTGGCGATCTTTCCTTGAGGAGCTTCTGCTGCTACTTGGTGATAACTGTTTTAAGTACAAATTTGATTTTGACACCGTCACCGAGCTGCGTCGAAAAGGGCAGAACCCTGGTAACAACTCAAGACTAACTATCGGGCAATTGGAGCGTCTGGTACGCACACGCATCAATGTGCTAAAGCCCATTGTTCTCGTTATTGATGAAGCACAGAATTTTGTGGACCAAGTGTCTGAAAATGATAAAAAGGAAAACGTTAATAGACTAAAGTATTGGGCGAATACGATGGATACTAAATTTATTTTATTTGGTACACATGAGGCTGAGGGTATCTTAGATCTAAATGAACAGTTATCTCGACGTGTAACATCAATCTACTTTCCTCGATACAGAAAGACTAAAGAGGATCTTGAATATTACGCGAGCTTTTACAAGGGTTTAGTCGAGTCACTCAACATCAAAATGGATGAAAAGATAAATAACGATTTTTTATTTATTTACAATCATACACTAGGTTGCCCAGGGATGTTGGTTAGCTGGATTCATGACTGCATAAGCTATTGTTTGGATAAAGGAGTCGATCAAGTAACCCTAGGAATATGGAGAAAGCATCGTGCTTCCCGAGATCGCTTGACAACAATGGAAAAGGCGATAAAAAACTTTGAGGCATTTTATGATGCCGCGCAGGAAGCTTTCAATCCAGATGAAGTGATTGCAGACCCCTATCAATATGATATGGATTTTAGTCGACCCACAAAGTCGCGCAATACTCGGCCGGGAAAATCTTCACCGAGAAGGTACCCTGTACACGATGATTGA
- a CDS encoding helicase-related protein, with product MIEVANDLYSNDYSRTRDQLENHIRQDLFGPLPDDTPHRITEELSEAPLQTYKVGILFPQSQVGGLELDAESESNANDDDLSSIVSRKCSKSIDARIKDLGSANSTVEEFDIEELVDANMEDVSLSGLHRPSSISISFYIDELSDDSILKFVISGGRYQNEKVENIQVWRRTPIELKAQLNVSDLKNKKNVFDLPLNGELGNLNIKLKVYARNTLAGGKLLTATVVNDVVFHDGNTYVEYNRSSLFQTKLELNATDRDSLPSSIIAPYPSVDIFEKDIEEKSLDLLYRQHQTFGIGHGCAADWSGKNEAVSKINKLWSTALPTFETWATTAAIKRDDGSELSINMADLANAATFGAGIEDISEMIGLYKAWIDDRKVEARSLDVKYAEAAEYNLNHCNECLKRIIEGFDFICNDELAREAFILANKAILLQQIRGSDEPRKLEISEDTQRREFVGELYESAEDSLRRNYKGKGRWRPFQIAFILMSIMSAAKKSHPERECVDLIWFPTGGGKTEAYLGLLAFYVFYRRLSDPLDSGVSVFMRYTLRLLTADQFDRASSLICAMEFIRKNEGVELGEEEISIGVWLGESVTPNHNPAAKTLLKKLVKGEKNAKNPFAITKCPWCNAQIGQIKHKNESYVVGYSEFGNGIKIHCSDELCDFSSGLPVYVVDEEIYKRRPTLVIGTVDKFANVAWNANVRHLFGLNENGDRDCSPPGLIIQDELHLISGPLGSMVGIYETLFEELCTDYRASTPSKPKIVCSTATIRRFKEQIRALYGRKNCSLFPPQGLEAGDSFYGRWLDHSEQRGRKYMGIYGAGESIQTMQVRTMSIALQGIHFTSNDDTKDPYWTLLAFFNSLRELGTTITLFQSDIPTRINQLRRKQQLRFEDMRPLSSEVLELTSRLQSEKISEVRQKLKNVYKPGEKNWDVLDVCLASNIIEVGIDISRLSLMTIVGQPKTTAQYIQVSGRVGRTPEKPGLVLTIYSGAKPRDRSHFERFRPYHERLYQQVEPTSVTPFSVPTIERALHAILIGYIRQYSSQNLSSYPVPRSMVGEFKQILKSRIYSIYEDMSDAELNYSASCKYLDEFVGDWERNKTKAWEAKNEEVGLMYRASEMVPYIVRRVGRKTPTSMRNVDLECRGAMAYFNPMNEIE from the coding sequence ATGATTGAGGTTGCAAATGATCTTTACTCAAATGATTATTCGAGAACAAGAGATCAACTTGAAAATCATATTCGACAAGACCTTTTTGGTCCCCTTCCTGACGATACACCTCACAGAATAACCGAAGAGCTGAGCGAGGCTCCACTTCAGACCTATAAAGTTGGAATACTTTTTCCTCAGTCTCAGGTGGGTGGGTTGGAGCTTGATGCTGAATCGGAAAGTAATGCAAATGATGATGACTTGAGCTCAATTGTTAGTAGAAAGTGCTCAAAATCTATAGATGCTCGGATAAAGGATCTAGGCTCAGCTAATTCTACTGTCGAAGAATTCGATATTGAAGAGCTAGTTGATGCAAATATGGAGGATGTGAGCTTGTCCGGGTTGCATCGTCCTTCGAGCATATCCATTTCGTTCTATATAGATGAACTATCCGACGATAGTATTCTAAAGTTTGTGATTTCTGGCGGGCGCTATCAAAACGAAAAAGTTGAAAATATTCAGGTATGGAGGCGAACTCCAATCGAATTAAAGGCGCAGCTAAATGTCTCGGATCTTAAGAATAAAAAAAATGTATTCGATCTCCCATTAAATGGAGAGCTTGGAAATCTAAACATAAAACTTAAGGTGTATGCACGAAATACTTTGGCGGGAGGTAAACTTCTTACTGCAACTGTTGTAAATGACGTTGTATTTCATGATGGAAACACTTATGTGGAATACAATCGATCCTCGCTCTTTCAGACAAAACTAGAATTAAATGCGACTGATAGAGACTCATTACCATCAAGTATTATTGCTCCATATCCCAGCGTTGATATCTTTGAAAAGGATATTGAAGAAAAGTCTCTTGATCTACTGTATCGCCAGCACCAGACTTTTGGAATTGGGCACGGTTGCGCTGCTGATTGGAGTGGAAAAAATGAAGCAGTTTCGAAAATCAATAAGCTTTGGTCGACAGCTCTTCCTACTTTTGAAACTTGGGCCACAACTGCAGCGATCAAAAGAGATGATGGTTCCGAACTTAGTATAAATATGGCGGATCTAGCTAACGCGGCTACTTTTGGAGCTGGAATCGAAGATATATCGGAGATGATCGGTCTTTATAAGGCCTGGATTGATGACAGAAAAGTTGAAGCGCGTTCTCTAGATGTGAAATACGCCGAAGCCGCTGAATACAACTTAAACCACTGCAATGAATGCCTGAAAAGAATTATCGAAGGCTTTGATTTCATTTGTAATGATGAATTAGCAAGAGAAGCGTTTATTCTAGCGAACAAAGCAATTCTGCTTCAGCAGATACGAGGCTCAGACGAACCCCGAAAGCTTGAAATATCAGAAGATACCCAGCGTCGAGAGTTTGTTGGCGAGTTGTATGAGTCCGCTGAAGATTCTCTTCGTCGAAATTACAAAGGTAAGGGAAGGTGGCGCCCTTTTCAGATCGCCTTCATTTTAATGTCGATAATGTCAGCAGCGAAAAAAAGTCACCCGGAGCGGGAGTGTGTTGACCTTATTTGGTTCCCCACCGGTGGAGGAAAGACGGAAGCATATCTTGGTTTGCTGGCTTTTTATGTCTTTTACAGGCGACTATCCGATCCTCTTGATAGCGGTGTATCGGTATTTATGCGATACACCTTGAGGCTATTGACAGCGGACCAGTTTGATAGAGCCTCATCGTTGATATGTGCTATGGAATTTATTCGAAAGAATGAAGGTGTTGAACTCGGTGAAGAGGAGATCTCAATTGGTGTTTGGTTAGGTGAGTCTGTTACGCCAAACCATAATCCAGCCGCAAAAACGTTACTAAAAAAGCTGGTGAAGGGAGAGAAAAATGCAAAAAATCCGTTCGCCATTACTAAGTGTCCATGGTGTAACGCTCAGATCGGACAAATAAAACATAAGAATGAGTCTTACGTTGTTGGTTACTCTGAATTCGGCAATGGAATAAAAATACATTGTTCTGATGAGTTATGTGACTTCTCTAGCGGTTTGCCCGTTTACGTAGTTGACGAGGAGATCTACAAAAGGCGGCCGACGCTCGTTATTGGAACAGTGGACAAGTTTGCAAATGTAGCTTGGAATGCCAATGTCAGACATCTCTTTGGGTTGAATGAAAATGGGGATAGAGATTGTTCGCCTCCTGGTTTGATTATTCAGGATGAATTGCACTTGATCTCGGGTCCCTTGGGTTCCATGGTTGGTATTTATGAAACTCTGTTTGAGGAATTGTGTACGGATTACAGGGCATCCACTCCGTCAAAGCCTAAAATTGTATGTTCTACCGCTACTATCAGACGTTTTAAGGAGCAAATAAGGGCTCTTTATGGCAGAAAGAATTGCAGTCTTTTCCCACCCCAGGGATTGGAAGCCGGTGATTCTTTCTATGGTCGCTGGCTCGATCATTCAGAGCAGCGTGGTAGAAAGTATATGGGTATATATGGTGCCGGTGAATCCATCCAAACTATGCAAGTTCGAACGATGTCGATTGCTTTGCAAGGCATACACTTTACCTCAAATGATGATACTAAAGACCCTTACTGGACCTTGTTGGCGTTCTTCAACAGCTTAAGAGAGTTGGGAACAACTATTACGCTTTTCCAATCCGATATCCCTACCCGAATAAATCAATTAAGACGGAAACAGCAGCTTAGATTTGAGGATATGAGGCCGCTCAGCAGTGAAGTACTGGAGCTCACTAGCAGGCTTCAGAGTGAGAAAATATCGGAAGTCAGGCAGAAATTGAAAAATGTTTATAAGCCTGGAGAAAAAAATTGGGATGTTCTAGACGTATGCTTGGCTTCAAACATTATCGAAGTGGGCATTGATATCAGTCGTCTTTCCCTCATGACAATCGTTGGTCAACCAAAAACAACTGCTCAATACATACAGGTTTCTGGGCGAGTAGGGAGAACTCCAGAAAAGCCTGGGTTAGTACTAACGATTTATAGTGGCGCCAAACCTAGAGATAGATCGCATTTTGAAAGATTTAGACCATACCACGAACGTTTGTATCAACAAGTTGAACCGACTAGTGTTACGCCATTCAGTGTGCCGACTATAGAGAGAGCATTGCACGCTATATTAATTGGGTATATACGGCAGTATTCCAGTCAAAATCTTTCTTCTTACCCTGTACCTAGAAGTATGGTTGGAGAATTTAAACAGATTTTAAAGTCAAGAATTTACTCAATTTATGAAGATATGTCTGATGCAGAATTAAATTATTCAGCGTCTTGCAAATATCTCGACGAATTTGTTGGTGATTGGGAAAGGAATAAAACCAAAGCTTGGGAGGCAAAAAACGAGGAAGTTGGGCTCATGTATAGAGCTTCAGAAATGGTTCCTTATATTGTCAGAAGAGTTGGAAGAAAAACGCCAACATCCATGCGGAATGTAGACCTCGAGTGTCGAGGAGCCATGGCCTATTTTAATCCGATGAATGAGATAGAGTGA
- a CDS encoding DDE-type integrase/transposase/recombinase — MIVKKQDLLRHLRRLGLPGEGIAYVMRCYSAMAPARRGKGNYGCVHDTIASRKNGFTTNSESRHAEGPFLFWCEFNPAVVLYLDQPEAIKITYFINGKKVGYQAIFDFLVIENQCVYVVECKRFKDLVSLAASNDTMYVKQNENFISPPAQEACSKYGFGHRVVKDTDFSVNFTRNCFFLLGFVDDRDALDEQTYAEIKDSLRRLGSRLRLSSLYDLFPQKKLISGVLQSKLFFDIDAELLVEPDNVWIYDCDITLRALKKLKKQHELIPVTEVMQLERESKLWWNNKEWNVLRFSADPEMSIELLNGAARICLKRDDLYRLINDKEIYCSLLSSYETEAQKLIVSTSNRRLEEAEKRQAILNGDPRTQTVSKRTISRLKARFEQAIRQHGDGFIGLIDQTHKRGNREARLSKPVIKLMESYFEKALTKSPPKLKRYFDDFVREAETRYLQVPSSKTFYKRFAQYSDFVERVRIQQGQRAAYALGPEPRDIDLSQSLPYHGDHAFQIAHIDHSPIEMCFISKLNGSVLPGTLHLSVMYDGYSRVILAIYVSFEKPSYRATMMLLRECFKRHGVLPIWIALDRGPDFESTYMDKTLATLGMHKRRRPVGYSRHGSNIERIFGIAETEFVHCLLGNKQLQKLGRSLSSTHNPKKLAVWQPDDFFIALKEYAYFAYPNVHRSGICDTPENRFKQSIAQFDEKPGTKVKSEKHFYFATLPDIKGGKDGKIVILKNQVKYKNINYLLSKSIPGYHGEKRRVRAKYDPYDIRFIWALIDKIWVQLNTTDLLLRECFDKGVRYPHLEVYARNLKQKRLYLKGKSSPGISMASLEQKEMLLFSQNNAEQLDAKGIKDGDQLADNFDIGCIQAADVEIHEVDK, encoded by the coding sequence CTATGGCTGCGTTCACGATACCATCGCATCTCGCAAGAACGGATTTACTACTAACTCAGAATCAAGGCATGCTGAGGGACCGTTTTTATTCTGGTGTGAGTTCAATCCTGCGGTGGTGCTGTACTTGGATCAGCCTGAAGCCATTAAGATCACTTATTTCATTAACGGGAAGAAAGTTGGTTATCAAGCCATTTTTGATTTTTTAGTTATTGAAAATCAGTGCGTATATGTTGTGGAATGTAAGAGGTTCAAAGACCTTGTTAGTCTTGCTGCATCAAATGACACTATGTACGTAAAGCAGAATGAGAATTTTATTTCTCCACCGGCCCAAGAAGCGTGCTCCAAGTATGGGTTTGGGCATCGAGTCGTTAAAGACACCGATTTTAGCGTTAACTTTACTCGGAATTGCTTTTTTCTTCTTGGCTTTGTGGATGATCGTGATGCACTGGATGAACAAACGTATGCCGAAATTAAAGATTCGCTTCGTCGATTGGGTAGCCGGTTAAGACTTTCGTCACTCTACGACCTCTTTCCGCAGAAAAAGCTTATATCTGGAGTTCTTCAATCGAAGCTATTCTTCGATATCGACGCAGAGTTGCTGGTTGAGCCCGACAACGTTTGGATATATGACTGTGATATCACTTTAAGGGCTCTAAAAAAACTTAAAAAGCAGCACGAGCTAATCCCTGTCACGGAGGTCATGCAACTTGAGAGGGAGTCGAAGCTCTGGTGGAATAACAAAGAATGGAACGTTTTACGTTTTTCTGCTGATCCAGAAATGTCGATTGAGTTACTTAATGGGGCAGCAAGAATCTGTCTCAAGCGAGACGATTTATACCGTTTGATAAATGATAAAGAAATATATTGCTCTTTGTTATCTTCCTACGAAACCGAAGCGCAGAAACTTATTGTATCAACGTCGAATCGCCGACTCGAGGAAGCGGAAAAACGGCAAGCTATACTCAATGGCGACCCTCGGACACAAACGGTGAGTAAGCGTACGATTAGTCGCTTAAAAGCTCGTTTTGAGCAAGCGATTAGGCAGCATGGGGACGGTTTTATCGGATTGATTGATCAGACTCACAAACGTGGAAATAGAGAAGCGAGATTATCAAAGCCCGTTATCAAACTCATGGAATCGTATTTCGAAAAAGCATTGACTAAATCGCCACCAAAATTAAAACGATACTTTGATGATTTTGTACGGGAAGCAGAGACACGATACTTGCAGGTACCCTCCTCGAAGACGTTCTACAAGCGTTTTGCCCAATACAGTGATTTTGTGGAAAGAGTTCGAATACAACAAGGTCAGCGGGCCGCCTATGCTCTAGGCCCGGAACCGAGAGATATAGACCTATCGCAGAGCCTTCCCTATCACGGAGATCACGCGTTCCAAATCGCGCATATCGATCACTCACCCATTGAAATGTGCTTTATTTCCAAGCTAAATGGGTCCGTGTTGCCGGGTACCTTGCATCTGAGTGTGATGTATGACGGCTACTCACGTGTCATTCTCGCCATCTATGTCTCTTTTGAAAAACCTTCATACCGCGCGACAATGATGTTGTTGAGGGAATGTTTCAAGCGGCACGGTGTTTTACCAATCTGGATAGCGCTAGATCGAGGGCCTGATTTTGAAAGCACCTACATGGACAAAACATTAGCCACTCTGGGTATGCACAAGCGGAGAAGACCCGTTGGTTATTCTCGGCACGGGTCAAATATCGAACGTATCTTTGGAATCGCAGAAACGGAGTTCGTTCATTGTTTATTAGGAAATAAGCAGCTACAAAAGTTGGGTCGAAGCTTGTCGTCAACACACAACCCAAAAAAATTAGCGGTATGGCAGCCTGACGATTTCTTCATTGCGTTAAAAGAGTACGCCTATTTTGCCTACCCTAATGTCCACCGATCAGGTATTTGTGATACACCGGAAAACCGATTTAAGCAATCGATTGCGCAATTTGATGAGAAGCCTGGTACAAAAGTGAAATCAGAAAAACATTTTTATTTTGCGACTTTGCCTGATATTAAAGGAGGAAAAGACGGAAAAATTGTGATTCTTAAAAATCAGGTTAAATACAAGAATATCAACTATCTTTTGTCGAAGAGCATACCGGGGTACCACGGCGAAAAGCGTAGAGTTCGTGCGAAATACGATCCCTATGATATTCGTTTTATTTGGGCGCTGATTGACAAAATATGGGTTCAGCTCAATACGACTGATTTGCTGCTCCGAGAGTGCTTTGACAAAGGCGTCAGATATCCACATCTCGAAGTCTATGCTCGTAACTTGAAACAGAAACGCCTTTATTTGAAAGGAAAATCATCGCCGGGTATATCCATGGCTAGTCTCGAACAGAAGGAGATGTTGCTGTTTTCCCAGAATAACGCGGAACAGTTGGATGCTAAGGGTATAAAAGACGGCGATCAATTGGCTGATAATTTTGATATCGGATGTATCCAAGCCGCCGATGTTGAAATTCACGAGGTGGATAAGTAA
- a CDS encoding AHH domain-containing protein, with the protein MKLEYRNGVRITQFDHELSPLEAAMRRFQENIDEQQQLANEHYDNSVDPKKEEARKSALAYLAMERQQLATLAGLYEQLEEYRKLESKVVSKDKKTAIHARDVMLTEEHHPTDDLEMYMRAEGVPKPSSQHTAHHICPGSGRWEKNLIRNTRIHMHSHGVRINDPANGVYLLHKDDYTPHYSMPNSRGHLTYHTREYEKLVAGRISTLPSRDVIKTQLQVIGRLLQQNEPKGAFAKMRALRS; encoded by the coding sequence ATGAAGCTGGAATACAGAAATGGGGTAAGAATCACACAATTTGATCATGAGCTCTCACCGCTAGAAGCGGCGATGAGGCGCTTCCAGGAAAACATTGACGAACAACAACAGCTCGCCAACGAGCATTACGATAATTCAGTAGATCCAAAAAAAGAGGAAGCGCGCAAGAGCGCCCTAGCTTACCTGGCAATGGAGCGACAACAGCTGGCAACATTAGCCGGCTTGTACGAGCAATTAGAGGAATACCGCAAGCTCGAGAGTAAAGTTGTGAGCAAAGATAAAAAGACGGCGATACACGCGAGAGATGTAATGTTGACGGAAGAACACCATCCTACGGACGATTTAGAGATGTACATGCGTGCCGAGGGTGTGCCAAAACCCAGTTCGCAGCACACAGCTCACCATATCTGCCCTGGTAGCGGACGCTGGGAAAAAAATCTCATTCGCAATACCCGTATTCACATGCATTCCCATGGCGTAAGGATTAATGACCCTGCTAATGGAGTGTACCTGCTTCACAAAGACGACTATACCCCTCACTATTCGATGCCGAACTCGCGTGGTCATCTGACCTACCATACGCGAGAGTATGAAAAGCTTGTTGCCGGTCGGATAAGCACTCTACCGAGCCGGGATGTGATTAAAACGCAACTTCAGGTTATCGGGCGACTCCTACAACAAAATGAGCCAAAGGGTGCTTTCGCGAAAATGAGGGCGCTTCGATCATGA
- a CDS encoding DNA-processing protein DprA: MSRSLNFDSSEFTRKPVSPLKEMAAYESLWMEKGATFKTIADKFRSSPGVLPSELVSQKELSEIEEELLERVVSSQFGRFGVRLNGANEYPEKLRDALNPVELFYYQGWWDLINTRCIAVVGARKVSEDGVKRTRKLVKHLVADGFTVVSGLAEGVDTVAHETAIENGGRTIAVIGTPLSEVYPKFNKSLQEEIRKNHLIISQVPFKRYSAQDYRSNRYFFPERNVTMSALSEATIIVEASDTSGTLYQARAALNQNRKLFILESCFKNPSLKWPEKYLNKGAIRVAEYKDIIEQLK; encoded by the coding sequence ATGAGTAGATCTCTTAACTTTGATAGCTCCGAATTCACTAGGAAGCCCGTTTCTCCTTTAAAAGAGATGGCGGCCTACGAATCACTTTGGATGGAAAAAGGTGCGACGTTCAAAACAATAGCCGACAAATTCAGAAGTTCTCCGGGAGTTCTTCCTTCTGAGCTGGTATCACAAAAGGAACTGTCTGAGATAGAAGAAGAGCTGCTTGAAAGAGTGGTTTCCTCTCAGTTTGGAAGATTTGGGGTTCGGCTAAACGGTGCGAATGAATATCCAGAAAAATTACGGGATGCGTTGAACCCCGTCGAGCTTTTTTATTATCAAGGCTGGTGGGATCTCATTAACACCCGATGTATAGCTGTAGTCGGTGCGAGAAAGGTCTCCGAAGATGGAGTTAAGAGAACACGAAAGCTGGTTAAGCACTTGGTTGCAGATGGCTTCACAGTGGTATCTGGTTTAGCAGAGGGAGTGGATACCGTTGCACACGAAACTGCTATTGAAAATGGAGGTAGAACGATTGCAGTAATTGGGACCCCCCTCTCAGAAGTCTATCCGAAGTTTAACAAGTCACTGCAAGAGGAAATCCGTAAAAATCATCTAATAATTAGTCAGGTGCCGTTTAAAAGATATTCAGCGCAAGATTATCGTTCAAATCGCTATTTTTTCCCGGAGCGAAACGTGACGATGTCTGCTTTATCTGAAGCAACAATCATTGTCGAAGCTTCTGACACATCTGGGACGTTATACCAAGCAAGGGCTGCTCTCAACCAGAATAGAAAACTATTTATCCTCGAAAGCTGCTTTAAAAATCCATCACTAAAGTGGCCAGAGAAGTATTTGAATAAGGGGGCGATCAGAGTCGCAGAATATAAGGACATTATCGAGCAGCTTAAATGA
- a CDS encoding helix-turn-helix domain-containing protein, whose translation MQKAISSHDYRRLVEWLKHARLAHGWSMRELASKIDEPHSFVQKVEWMERRLDVYEFVQYCRALEIDPHEALDFFD comes from the coding sequence ATGCAAAAAGCCATTTCCTCCCATGACTATCGAAGACTCGTTGAATGGCTTAAACACGCTCGGCTAGCCCACGGCTGGAGCATGCGAGAATTGGCATCGAAAATTGACGAACCACACTCGTTTGTGCAAAAAGTCGAATGGATGGAGCGGCGCTTAGATGTGTATGAATTCGTTCAGTACTGCCGTGCGCTCGAAATCGATCCCCATGAAGCCCTAGATTTTTTTGATTAA